A single region of the Deltaproteobacteria bacterium genome encodes:
- a CDS encoding tetratricopeptide repeat protein: protein METNEKREAIGGLRMLLAVYPDYALAHNDLGVLYYNEGEKDRALEHYEEAARLEPENATYQKNLADFCCVEIGDLEGALKIYLKVLEANPTDLETLLTIGDVCVSLGKNEDAKIFYNRVLEFEPWNMDAQGKLEAIENGQNSEVRGQGTEDARQRTEFGGQSPEVRDRASEIGDPWGRKPGAQSAEEAYSHVQDLVNEGQQAEAIQELEKIVEKSPDHALAHNDLGVLYYGQGEKQKALTHYEKAAGLEPENATFQKNLADFCCVEMGELQMGLKIYLKVLEDNPTDIEVLNTLGDICVSLEKSGDARVFYDRVLELEPWNMEALKKLETVSSKKRF from the coding sequence ATGGAGACGAACGAAAAACGGGAGGCGATCGGGGGGTTGAGGATGTTGTTGGCTGTATATCCGGATTATGCGCTGGCACATAATGATTTGGGCGTCCTTTATTATAATGAGGGAGAGAAAGACAGAGCGCTTGAGCACTATGAAGAGGCTGCGCGGCTTGAGCCTGAAAACGCGACATATCAGAAAAATCTGGCTGATTTTTGTTGTGTTGAAATAGGCGATCTGGAAGGAGCGCTCAAGATATATCTGAAGGTCTTGGAGGCCAACCCGACGGACTTAGAAACACTGCTTACCATAGGGGATGTCTGCGTTTCGTTAGGGAAAAATGAGGATGCCAAGATTTTCTACAATCGGGTTTTAGAATTTGAGCCCTGGAACATGGATGCTCAGGGGAAGCTCGAAGCGATAGAGAATGGACAGAATTCGGAAGTCAGAGGACAGGGGACGGAAGATGCACGACAGAGGACAGAGTTCGGAGGACAGAGTCCGGAGGTCAGGGATCGGGCATCAGAGATCGGAGATCCGTGGGGCAGGAAGCCGGGTGCCCAATCGGCTGAAGAGGCATATTCGCATGTTCAGGATTTGGTGAATGAAGGGCAGCAGGCGGAGGCGATTCAGGAATTAGAAAAAATAGTGGAGAAATCTCCGGATCATGCTCTTGCGCATAATGATCTGGGAGTTCTCTATTATGGACAAGGAGAGAAGCAGAAGGCGCTTACGCATTATGAAAAGGCCGCAGGGCTGGAACCTGAGAATGCTACTTTTCAGAAGAACCTGGCCGATTTCTGCTGCGTTGAAATGGGTGAACTTCAAATGGGACTTAAGATATATCTGAAAGTGCTGGAGGACAATCCCACTGATATAGAGGTACTCAACACCCTTGGAGATATATGTGTATCATTGGAGAAAAGCGGAGATGCTAGGGTTTTCTATGACCGCGTCCTTGAACTTGAGCCATGGAATATGGAAGCACTTAAGAAGCTGGAAACGGTATCGTCCAAAAAACGTTTTTGA
- the flaF gene encoding flagellar biosynthesis regulator FlaF, which produces MYANPLQRYETASKTTLSGREIEAEVLTKGALKLSQCQDTWEEDGRQTRLDEALKFNQRVWSVFQGELGREDNPLPKDLRRDLLRLSAFIDKRIFETMAYPSPEKLTSIIQINRNIAAGLRTSPDINGN; this is translated from the coding sequence ATGTATGCAAATCCGTTGCAACGGTATGAGACTGCCAGCAAGACAACCCTGTCCGGTCGTGAAATAGAGGCTGAGGTTCTCACCAAAGGCGCACTCAAGCTCAGTCAATGTCAGGATACCTGGGAAGAAGATGGCCGGCAAACACGGCTTGACGAAGCCCTCAAATTCAACCAGCGCGTATGGAGCGTGTTTCAGGGAGAGCTTGGCAGAGAAGACAATCCGCTGCCAAAGGATCTGAGGCGGGATCTACTCAGGCTGAGCGCCTTTATCGACAAACGTATTTTCGAGACCATGGCCTATCCTTCTCCTGAAAAGCTGACCTCCATCATCCAGATCAACCGGAATATCGCCGCAGGACTTCGCACAAGTCCCGATATAAACGGCAACTAA
- a CDS encoding glycosyltransferase, whose protein sequence is MGHNQRYIISAIVSTYNAERLIRGCLEDLEAQTIAHRLEIIVVDAASEENEQVIVKEFQGRYGNIRYYRSRTRETVYQAWNRAIRLACGKYITTANTDDRHRKDGLERLVKALEAHPEIPLAYGDCLVTETENERFEDCTPVGRLRMPDFTRNNLLTSCIVGPQPVWRRSLHDEIGFFDEKYRCGADYDFWLRISEKYNLIHIRDYLGLYLANKDGVSMKGDRPRKEMAAIQEAYLKRFSTMPHLQSGEADLFRIVHRLHMEKVEVNILISPQVSECLLQDLSTLPGLNIFRISENCRSRPWDLVMISLLDANNGLIHELMSGFRLRYIGIAGLAEVARLGEACAGIAKDLLQSGCTKVFSGGAVFEWKESIAFGTKLYQEGSVQEAMAFLGKSLASNPADINLLNTLTRIALEEGFVGEAEGFALKAARLDRRCIAALMNRVRICLAKKEYQKANELSRYILEVDRTKQPAVEELMGSHLISYASSRTPGRLTQQGRSMRILVINNLYPPQELGGYGKNIADFAYLLEQRGHETHVLTSDTHYFGEPAEDEPHVKRELQLCGAWDDGGQRLFEKEKINLFIRSNQETVRRTLSEFHPDICLAGNIDLLGVPVFEPLFEYQIPILHYLGNEFPAYNPPDYPGVPHYHVATASHWLKQDAIRRGYPLQDAYVIYPGAFVQSFEMPVPPDIDRLRIAYAGLVMDSKGPQVLVNALNILAKKGIDFVCFIAGGTINKRFLAGLTGVVQDLGLADKIRFTGQLDREGLKNLFAKSNVLVFPSLANETFGISQVEAMAAGLLVITSGPGGAREVIENGKNGLYFESGNPVHLADQLFALTTDRLRWEDIALAGRRRAMDLFDIERSVDKLETVLFQIVNESYEKVEQSSGQTDKSCVLDEELGETSDQTQEMRSVRMQLARLCLDIPLKHFQDSYQNNLGQWHRSLCCSELKTYCLTQEEEEFVSQEVQCLSRNLSEDVVLQHVLATILYLRPFQMPVTLDLDNVPSWFQMDYFRFLIEPPLGVLKPGDADGYYRHLKKLVQILAERIQANPDSNLWAKAAAHFVKSSLMTPLYFTQHPLRDIYISRGRILQYVLSLTGFDLDYHFPPRPPGGSRIRLGVHLENLRSVTEMRATLPIFEYLDRESFEVLLYVSKQSNNEQEKYCRDMVDRFVVMPQDVREWAKTIRSDDLDILVLGNNSTAGVNNPTILGAHRLARVQCVHFCSPVTTGLEHIDYFLLGSLVDPEGRAELKYSEKLLRVPGSGICFSMGSQSKVPPRRSKRRDFGMPENRPLFVSGANFYKITPELRALWALIIAGVPESVLALYPFGPAWSSRYPARQFTEEITAVFTRYGIAKKRLIILKPFESRDYIKSFLSIADVYLDATPYSGATSLLDPLEVGVPPVVTEGPELRFCQGAAMLKELGVPDLIAESEESYIRLAVRLGTDQDFRKCKSMEIRDRMAQGPPFLDPRSYGEKVGKVFKELVARDLM, encoded by the coding sequence TTGGGGCATAATCAAAGATATATTATCTCGGCGATTGTTTCTACATACAATGCCGAGCGGCTTATTCGGGGATGTCTGGAAGATTTGGAGGCCCAGACAATAGCCCATAGGCTTGAAATTATTGTAGTTGATGCTGCCTCCGAAGAGAATGAGCAGGTAATTGTCAAGGAGTTTCAGGGTAGATATGGTAACATTCGTTACTACAGGTCGCGTACGCGGGAGACCGTGTACCAGGCCTGGAATCGTGCGATAAGGCTTGCGTGTGGCAAATATATCACCACTGCCAATACGGACGACAGACACAGAAAAGACGGACTGGAGAGGTTGGTAAAGGCATTGGAAGCGCACCCCGAAATTCCGCTGGCCTACGGGGATTGTCTTGTAACAGAAACCGAGAATGAACGGTTTGAGGACTGTACGCCCGTAGGGAGGCTTCGAATGCCCGATTTTACACGAAACAACCTGCTGACCTCCTGTATCGTGGGTCCCCAACCGGTCTGGCGTCGCTCCTTGCACGATGAGATAGGCTTTTTTGATGAGAAATATCGCTGCGGGGCGGATTATGACTTCTGGCTTCGCATTTCCGAGAAATACAATCTTATTCATATCAGGGACTACCTGGGGCTCTACCTGGCCAATAAAGATGGGGTTTCCATGAAGGGTGATCGGCCGAGGAAGGAAATGGCTGCGATTCAGGAAGCCTACCTAAAGAGATTTAGCACGATGCCTCACTTGCAATCTGGAGAGGCGGATCTATTTCGGATCGTGCATAGGCTTCATATGGAAAAAGTGGAAGTCAATATTCTCATCAGTCCACAGGTTTCCGAATGCCTCTTGCAGGATCTTTCAACGCTGCCGGGGCTGAACATCTTCCGTATTAGCGAAAATTGTCGCTCTCGCCCATGGGACCTCGTGATGATTAGCTTGCTGGATGCAAACAACGGCTTAATACATGAACTCATGTCCGGTTTCCGTCTTAGATATATTGGCATCGCCGGTCTGGCGGAAGTCGCCCGGCTGGGAGAGGCATGCGCAGGCATTGCGAAAGACCTATTGCAGTCAGGATGCACGAAAGTGTTTTCTGGCGGCGCTGTTTTTGAGTGGAAGGAGTCCATCGCATTCGGAACGAAACTGTATCAGGAGGGAAGCGTACAGGAAGCGATGGCCTTTCTGGGGAAGTCCCTTGCTTCGAACCCCGCGGACATAAATTTGCTCAACACCTTGACTCGGATCGCCCTTGAAGAAGGGTTTGTGGGTGAAGCCGAGGGGTTTGCGCTTAAGGCCGCCCGGCTGGACCGAAGATGCATTGCAGCTCTGATGAATAGGGTCAGGATCTGTTTGGCAAAAAAGGAATATCAGAAGGCGAACGAACTTTCAAGATATATTCTGGAGGTAGACAGGACTAAGCAGCCTGCTGTAGAGGAGCTAATGGGGTCGCATCTGATTTCATATGCCTCATCGCGTACCCCCGGGCGATTGACGCAGCAGGGCCGATCCATGAGGATCCTTGTGATCAACAACCTTTATCCGCCCCAGGAACTGGGAGGGTACGGGAAAAACATCGCGGATTTCGCTTACCTATTGGAACAGAGAGGCCATGAGACCCATGTGTTGACATCCGATACCCATTATTTTGGCGAACCTGCCGAAGACGAACCCCATGTGAAGCGAGAACTCCAGCTGTGTGGTGCATGGGATGATGGGGGTCAGCGTCTGTTCGAAAAGGAAAAGATCAATTTATTTATCAGAAGCAATCAAGAGACCGTACGACGAACCCTTAGTGAATTCCATCCGGACATCTGCCTGGCGGGGAACATTGATCTTTTAGGGGTTCCGGTGTTTGAACCATTGTTCGAATATCAGATTCCAATACTCCATTACTTGGGAAACGAATTCCCGGCATACAACCCCCCGGATTATCCCGGTGTCCCTCACTATCATGTGGCAACAGCCAGTCACTGGCTGAAGCAGGATGCGATCCGACGGGGCTATCCCCTCCAGGATGCGTATGTAATCTATCCGGGGGCATTTGTGCAATCGTTTGAAATGCCCGTCCCGCCTGATATCGACAGGTTGCGCATCGCCTATGCGGGCCTGGTCATGGACTCCAAGGGTCCACAGGTGCTGGTTAACGCCCTCAACATCCTTGCTAAAAAAGGGATTGATTTTGTGTGTTTTATTGCTGGGGGGACCATCAACAAACGATTCCTGGCCGGCCTGACGGGCGTTGTGCAGGACCTGGGCTTGGCGGACAAAATTCGCTTTACAGGCCAGCTCGACCGCGAAGGTCTCAAGAACCTATTTGCTAAAAGCAATGTCCTTGTTTTCCCTTCATTGGCCAATGAGACATTTGGCATCAGTCAGGTGGAGGCGATGGCTGCGGGGCTTCTGGTGATAACCAGTGGACCGGGGGGCGCCCGAGAGGTCATAGAAAATGGCAAGAACGGTCTTTATTTCGAATCAGGGAACCCCGTCCATCTGGCTGATCAGCTTTTCGCCCTGACAACAGATCGTTTGAGATGGGAGGATATCGCCCTTGCAGGCCGGCGGCGTGCCATGGATCTGTTTGATATTGAACGATCCGTGGACAAGCTTGAGACTGTACTTTTCCAAATCGTGAATGAATCATACGAGAAGGTTGAGCAAAGCTCAGGACAAACAGATAAGTCTTGCGTCTTGGATGAAGAATTGGGCGAGACATCGGATCAGACTCAGGAAATGAGATCGGTTCGAATGCAACTTGCACGGTTATGTCTGGATATCCCTCTGAAACATTTTCAGGATTCATATCAAAACAACTTGGGGCAGTGGCACCGCAGCCTTTGCTGTTCTGAACTGAAGACATATTGCTTGACGCAGGAAGAAGAGGAGTTTGTTTCTCAAGAGGTCCAATGCCTGTCCAGGAATCTTTCGGAGGATGTGGTGTTACAACATGTCCTGGCGACCATTCTGTATCTTCGGCCGTTCCAGATGCCTGTAACACTTGATCTTGATAATGTGCCATCATGGTTTCAAATGGACTATTTCAGGTTCCTGATCGAGCCTCCTTTGGGCGTTCTGAAGCCGGGGGATGCGGATGGATATTATCGGCATCTCAAGAAACTAGTTCAGATCCTTGCCGAACGTATTCAGGCAAATCCTGATTCCAACCTATGGGCCAAGGCGGCAGCACATTTTGTCAAGTCCTCTCTTATGACTCCACTGTATTTTACACAACACCCATTAAGGGATATATACATTTCGCGCGGCAGGATCCTGCAATATGTATTATCGTTGACTGGATTTGATCTGGATTATCATTTCCCGCCTCGGCCCCCTGGAGGCAGTAGAATCAGGCTCGGTGTTCATCTGGAAAACCTTAGATCTGTTACGGAGATGCGCGCAACACTCCCCATTTTTGAATACTTGGACCGCGAGAGTTTTGAGGTCCTTCTGTATGTCTCCAAACAGAGTAACAATGAGCAAGAAAAGTACTGTCGTGATATGGTGGACCGTTTCGTCGTGATGCCCCAAGATGTGCGTGAGTGGGCAAAGACAATCCGATCCGATGATCTGGATATCTTGGTCTTGGGCAACAATTCGACTGCAGGGGTAAACAACCCAACCATTCTAGGCGCTCATCGATTAGCACGTGTCCAGTGCGTGCACTTTTGTTCTCCAGTCACTACTGGTTTAGAACACATTGACTATTTCTTACTGGGGTCTCTCGTTGATCCGGAGGGAAGGGCGGAGTTGAAATACAGTGAAAAACTTCTCAGGGTGCCGGGGAGCGGAATCTGTTTCAGCATGGGGTCGCAATCCAAGGTACCTCCACGCCGGTCCAAGCGTAGGGACTTCGGGATGCCTGAAAACCGCCCCCTTTTTGTATCAGGGGCCAACTTCTATAAGATTACCCCTGAGCTGCGGGCATTATGGGCTTTGATTATTGCCGGTGTCCCTGAATCGGTCCTGGCCCTGTACCCCTTTGGCCCGGCATGGAGCAGCAGGTACCCTGCGCGCCAGTTTACAGAAGAAATAACGGCTGTTTTCACTCGGTACGGCATTGCCAAGAAGCGTCTCATCATCTTGAAGCCGTTTGAAAGCAGGGATTATATCAAATCTTTTTTGAGCATCGCGGACGTGTATCTGGACGCAACGCCTTACAGCGGCGCGACATCTCTGTTGGATCCCCTTGAAGTGGGCGTTCCTCCCGTTGTAACCGAAGGGCCTGAATTGCGGTTCTGTCAGGGGGCTGCCATGCTGAAGGAATTAGGCGTTCCCGATCTAATCGCAGAGAGTGAGGAATCTTATATCAGACTGGCGGTGAGGTTAGGAACCGACCAGGATTTCCGAAAGTGCAAATCCATGGAGATTCGTGACAGAATGGCACAGGGGCCTCCTTTCCTCGATCCCAGGTCCTATGGGGAGAAAGTCGGAAAGGTATTTAAGGAACTTGTTGCAAGGGATCTGATGTAG
- a CDS encoding methyltransferase domain-containing protein, protein MYTPVLISVYDRVDCLEACTNSLKANEEASKTDLYIAVDHASKNEDAKRIQNVIRFCKNIKGFNTVQIIEREKNLGPNRNMREARHRLLKEHVSLITLEDDNVVSPNFLHYMNGALSFYGKYENVVCVCGYNFPIEIPSEYKGDVYVWTGVNAYGVGWWREKLSETYWNYNNFMAFLHNAEMVSAFMNIAEHILPIAISGLSKGVIYADAVLSYNLFMNKKYQLYPTVSKVRNIGYDGKGMNCNVDGRYTSQIIDTGEKKISFDPYIQPDPGVYKKLYEFFRIDEKLKAEVYSFIESYKNSKANVKQSYCKNQRLNLGETNEKDIDNNHNESINKIYSPVTHSKGVSFVRNLEANGIIAEYQKYSIDVSKYFANLDKISIYECKKSGYRFFYPLCLEGDGEFYSQLQRFPWYYMDDKWEFEKGLELISPRDCILEIGCGAGAFLKKGKKLGFDMYGLEINKFQCERLWADGYRVLNKELIDIGDEFSEYFDVVCAFQVMEHISDVKRFIETSLKMLRKGGKLILSVPNHDSFMGLDDRNALDLPPHHMGMWGEKALIALEGIFKMRINSIHIEPLQSYHMDYYESLMNRRYSDVFNIAPNIIQYAKKYSERIKGFSILAEFMRG, encoded by the coding sequence GTGTATACACCAGTTTTAATTTCCGTGTATGACAGGGTTGATTGTTTGGAAGCGTGTACTAACTCTCTAAAGGCAAATGAAGAAGCGAGTAAGACGGACCTGTATATTGCGGTCGATCATGCTTCAAAAAATGAGGACGCAAAAAGAATTCAAAATGTAATTAGGTTTTGCAAGAATATCAAAGGTTTTAACACTGTTCAAATCATTGAGAGAGAGAAAAATCTTGGCCCCAACAGAAATATGCGGGAGGCGAGGCACAGATTGCTTAAAGAGCATGTAAGCTTAATAACTCTTGAGGATGATAACGTCGTTTCACCAAATTTCCTCCACTATATGAACGGTGCACTTAGTTTTTATGGAAAATATGAAAATGTAGTCTGTGTCTGTGGATACAATTTTCCAATTGAAATACCCTCTGAATATAAGGGGGATGTTTATGTTTGGACCGGAGTTAACGCATATGGGGTTGGGTGGTGGAGGGAAAAACTAAGTGAAACCTACTGGAATTATAACAATTTCATGGCCTTTTTGCATAATGCGGAAATGGTTTCTGCATTTATGAATATTGCTGAACATATATTGCCAATTGCAATTTCTGGCTTAAGTAAGGGAGTAATTTATGCTGATGCAGTGCTAAGCTATAACTTATTCATGAACAAGAAATATCAATTATATCCAACTGTTTCAAAAGTAAGGAACATAGGATATGACGGAAAAGGTATGAATTGTAATGTAGACGGCAGGTATACCAGTCAAATTATCGATACTGGTGAAAAGAAAATAAGTTTCGATCCCTATATTCAGCCTGATCCTGGTGTTTACAAGAAGCTTTATGAATTTTTTAGGATAGACGAAAAATTAAAAGCTGAGGTCTATAGTTTCATTGAATCTTACAAAAATAGTAAAGCAAATGTAAAACAAAGCTATTGTAAAAACCAGAGGCTTAATTTAGGAGAAACTAATGAAAAAGATATTGATAATAACCACAACGAAAGCATTAATAAGATATATTCACCTGTTACGCATAGCAAGGGTGTATCTTTTGTTCGAAACTTGGAGGCTAATGGCATCATTGCTGAATACCAGAAATACTCTATTGATGTTTCGAAGTATTTCGCTAATCTAGATAAGATTTCTATATATGAATGCAAAAAGAGCGGTTACAGGTTCTTCTATCCATTGTGCCTGGAGGGGGATGGAGAATTTTATTCACAGCTTCAGAGGTTTCCTTGGTATTACATGGACGACAAGTGGGAATTTGAGAAAGGGCTAGAGTTAATTTCACCTCGAGATTGCATTTTGGAGATCGGTTGTGGTGCGGGCGCATTTTTGAAAAAAGGTAAGAAACTGGGATTTGATATGTATGGCTTGGAAATAAATAAGTTCCAATGCGAACGGCTTTGGGCAGACGGCTATAGGGTACTCAATAAAGAACTGATAGACATTGGAGATGAGTTTAGTGAATATTTTGATGTAGTTTGTGCCTTTCAAGTGATGGAACACATTTCTGATGTTAAACGTTTTATTGAAACATCTTTAAAGATGTTGAGAAAAGGGGGTAAGCTAATACTCAGTGTGCCAAATCACGATTCATTCATGGGCTTAGATGACAGGAATGCCCTGGATTTGCCCCCGCATCACATGGGAATGTGGGGTGAAAAAGCGCTTATTGCGCTCGAAGGGATCTTTAAAATGAGGATAAATTCAATACATATTGAGCCGCTGCAATCTTATCATATGGATTATTACGAAAGTTTAATGAATAGAAGATATTCCGACGTTTTTAACATTGCGCCGAATATAATTCAATATGCTAAGAAGTATAGTGAACGGATCAAAGGATTTTCGATTCTGGCTGAATTTATGAGGGGATAA
- a CDS encoding glycosyltransferase: MLRHLEKIKKLLAEDNIGEAVKLMKLVEPHDKILNLNYYRSILAVKRNDFRSANLALDSELKWFPENDQARVLKTLISEPLCRPSTTARERLNGSEDKKKYRAGIEQHSPEMTSAALNHGDSIIVDKKKSQLKYLNLGCGSRFHAAWTNVDFKALSRNVMQYDLLQGIPFPDGVFDAVYHSHLLEHLPKDHADEFLKECFRVIKPGGILRVVVPDLEAIAALYVSLLNEAARGDKVAQERYDWIMLEMLDQMVRNVSGGEMQRYLEQTRIPAEDFVRERCGKGAVGRRRISKALSGRRNRGQAMQNKAKKPTGALEIGSFRLSGEAHQWMYDRYSLAKLLREAGFEEITLVSADESRIPKFNSYLLDIDEDNLVRKPDSLFMEAIKPFNGAKRVNVNLQGPEVTHYVRKLPLRSVNVAHLCMQDFGGAGNAAYRLHRGLQKIGVNSTMVVLNKRSGDSSVRVVPDGYTGESVRCMGAPGYMSPVWNRQNARWQSQLSQYQERPRGLEIFTDAMSDVRLDCIQEIQEADIINLHWVAGMVNWPNAKTAFGDKPIVWTLHDMNAFTGGCHYAEDCDKYREGCGACPQLGSNNEDDLSYQEWMKKRRAFESLNIVSVVTPSRWLGKCVGQSRLLGKVPVSVIPNGCPLDTFEPYPRIEGRRKLGLPESKKIVLFGADSVLNRRKGFAYLIESLNQLSLKDGSDVILLTFGNLPKGVNIPSKYSVVNLGMISDEKQLAMAYSVADVFVLPSLEDNLPNTVIEAMACGVPVVGFDIGGMSDMVKHKSTGYLAKARDIKGLSDGMDWTLSSADRGRDFRKACREKVEREYGLEIQANAYRELYAEMKTGPSMHTSEIGDRKTKGEDRRGELQGHGGRILQEKLYQSAHDAVAQGNPIQGIKILEELVKAYPEVAPAYHDLGALHFDQGNRDKALACYKKAAELGPNSPIFQKDLADFYYAVLGRVEDALEHYAWALSANPKDVHTLLMLGHISVSKKRLDSAEEFYTKVLEIDPWNTDTRNKLEAIKEARNSNGRIQE, encoded by the coding sequence ATGCTTAGGCACTTAGAGAAAATCAAAAAGCTACTGGCCGAAGATAACATTGGGGAAGCTGTCAAATTAATGAAGCTTGTTGAGCCACATGATAAAATTTTAAACCTGAATTATTATAGATCGATTTTGGCCGTAAAGCGAAACGATTTTCGATCGGCCAATTTGGCACTTGATTCGGAATTAAAGTGGTTTCCCGAGAATGATCAGGCAAGAGTTCTAAAGACGCTAATTTCAGAGCCTTTATGCAGGCCTAGTACAACTGCAAGAGAGAGGCTGAATGGATCAGAAGATAAGAAGAAATACAGGGCTGGGATTGAACAGCACTCCCCGGAGATGACCTCTGCTGCTTTAAATCATGGGGATAGCATAATTGTGGACAAAAAGAAAAGTCAATTGAAATATCTTAACCTGGGCTGTGGTAGTCGATTTCACGCTGCTTGGACCAATGTTGACTTCAAGGCTTTAAGTAGAAATGTCATGCAATATGACTTATTGCAAGGAATACCATTTCCCGATGGGGTTTTTGATGCTGTCTACCACTCTCACCTCCTTGAGCATTTGCCAAAGGACCATGCCGATGAATTTCTCAAGGAGTGCTTTCGCGTCATAAAGCCTGGCGGTATCCTCCGTGTGGTGGTGCCTGATTTGGAAGCCATCGCAGCGCTGTATGTGAGTTTACTTAATGAAGCAGCGAGAGGTGATAAAGTAGCTCAGGAGCGGTACGATTGGATCATGTTGGAAATGTTGGATCAAATGGTGAGGAATGTTTCTGGCGGTGAGATGCAAAGATACTTAGAACAGACCCGGATTCCTGCTGAAGATTTTGTCAGGGAGAGGTGCGGGAAAGGGGCCGTAGGGAGAAGGCGGATCTCAAAAGCATTGAGCGGACGCCGGAACCGAGGCCAAGCTATGCAAAATAAGGCAAAAAAGCCGACAGGAGCATTAGAAATAGGAAGTTTCCGGTTAAGCGGGGAAGCTCATCAATGGATGTATGATCGCTATTCACTGGCAAAATTATTGAGAGAGGCAGGTTTCGAAGAGATAACGCTTGTCAGTGCGGATGAATCGCGAATACCGAAGTTCAATTCATATTTGTTGGATATTGATGAGGATAACTTGGTCCGTAAGCCTGATTCTCTGTTCATGGAGGCGATCAAGCCGTTCAATGGAGCAAAAAGGGTGAATGTGAATTTACAAGGGCCAGAGGTAACTCATTACGTCAGAAAGCTGCCTTTGCGGAGCGTAAATGTCGCCCATCTCTGTATGCAGGATTTTGGGGGGGCAGGAAATGCTGCTTACAGGTTGCATAGGGGCCTTCAGAAGATCGGTGTCAACTCGACAATGGTCGTGCTGAACAAGAGAAGTGGTGATTCAAGCGTAAGGGTGGTGCCTGACGGATATACGGGAGAGAGCGTTCGATGCATGGGTGCACCGGGTTATATGTCTCCGGTTTGGAATCGACAGAATGCGAGGTGGCAGAGTCAATTATCGCAGTATCAGGAAAGGCCAAGGGGATTGGAGATTTTTACAGACGCGATGTCGGATGTCAGGCTGGATTGCATTCAGGAGATTCAGGAAGCCGACATTATCAACTTGCACTGGGTTGCCGGGATGGTAAATTGGCCCAATGCCAAGACAGCTTTTGGAGATAAGCCAATTGTCTGGACACTTCACGATATGAATGCTTTTACGGGTGGGTGCCACTATGCCGAAGACTGTGATAAATATCGGGAAGGGTGTGGAGCCTGTCCTCAGTTGGGGTCGAATAATGAGGATGATCTTTCTTATCAGGAGTGGATGAAAAAGCGGCGGGCTTTTGAGTCATTGAATATTGTTTCAGTGGTAACGCCAAGCCGTTGGCTTGGGAAGTGCGTGGGTCAAAGCAGACTATTGGGGAAGGTGCCTGTTTCTGTTATTCCAAATGGATGTCCACTGGACACTTTTGAGCCGTATCCGAGAATTGAGGGTCGTAGGAAATTGGGTCTGCCTGAATCAAAGAAGATCGTTCTTTTTGGGGCCGATTCTGTTCTGAATAGGAGAAAGGGCTTTGCATACCTGATTGAGTCTTTGAACCAGCTCTCCCTTAAAGATGGAAGTGATGTTATCCTTCTCACATTCGGGAATTTGCCGAAAGGCGTCAACATTCCGTCAAAATATTCCGTTGTGAATCTCGGTATGATTTCCGATGAGAAACAACTGGCCATGGCCTACAGCGTGGCGGATGTCTTCGTCCTTCCCTCTCTTGAGGACAACCTCCCGAATACCGTAATTGAGGCAATGGCATGCGGGGTGCCCGTGGTCGGTTTTGACATCGGCGGCATGTCGGATATGGTAAAGCACAAAAGCACCGGATATCTGGCGAAAGCCAGGGATATCAAGGGGCTAAGCGATGGGATGGATTGGACGTTGTCATCCGCGGACCGGGGGAGAGATTTCCGGAAAGCGTGCAGGGAAAAGGTGGAACGGGAGTATGGTCTTGAAATACAGGCAAATGCCTACAGGGAGCTGTATGCCGAAATGAAAACAGGACCCTCGATGCACACGTCTGAAATCGGAGATAGGAAAACCAAAGGCGAAGATCGGCGGGGGGAGTTGCAGGGACACGGGGGCAGGATATTGCAGGAGAAACTGTATCAGAGCGCTCATGACGCAGTGGCGCAGGGGAACCCAATCCAGGGGATAAAGATATTGGAGGAACTGGTGAAGGCCTATCCCGAAGTTGCACCGGCCTATCACGACCTGGGGGCCTTGCATTTTGATCAAGGGAACAGGGATAAGGCCTTGGCGTGTTATAAGAAGGCCGCGGAACTCGGACCCAATAGCCCCATATTCCAAAAAGATCTGGCGGATTTTTACTACGCAGTACTGGGCCGGGTAGAGGATGCATTGGAGCACTACGCATGGGCTTTGAGCGCAAATCCGAAGGACGTTCATACTCTCCTCATGCTGGGGCATATCAGCGTATCTAAAAAGAGATTAGATTCGGCTGAAGAGTTCTATACCAAAGTTTTGGAAATCGATCCATGGAATACGGATACACGTAATAAATTGGAAGCGATCAAGGAGGCACGTAACTCAAATGGCAGGATTCAGGAGTGA